In one Oreochromis aureus strain Israel breed Guangdong linkage group 2, ZZ_aureus, whole genome shotgun sequence genomic region, the following are encoded:
- the ccna2 gene encoding cyclin-A2, protein MSGANRAQGSAASDYQNQENVLQRLRGSLKARPVASENQENLPPKQAANRTVLGALQNNQRNKSQVGGKQDSTQSLSCKNEDFGKSCFDKPLAKQPAFQIHIDEPDGACIKKPQQAVESIKAKPTVEESPLAINAVARLRQPLATIEIPSAMDVSFDSPMDMSVVEGEEKPVNVNEAPEYAAEIHSYLREMEVKTRPKAGYMKKQPDITNSMRAILVDWLVEVGEEYKLQNETLYLAVNYIDRFLSSMSVLRGKLQLVGTAAMLLASKFEEIYPPEVAEFVYITDDTYTKKQVLRMEHLVLKVLSFDLASPTINQFLTQYFLQHTVTKQVESLAMYLGELSLVDSDPFLKYLPSQTAAAAYILANTTVTGASWPKSLNEMTGYSLEDLMPCIEDLHRTYLNAPQHAQQSVREKYKGSKYHEVSSINAPTKLQLN, encoded by the exons ATGTCAGGCGCTAACAGAGCACAGGGAAGCGCGGCTAGTGACTACCAGAATCAGGAAAATGTACTGCAGAGACTCAGAGGCTCGCTCAAAGCCCGACCTGTGGCGTCTGAAAACCAAGAAAACCTTCCTCCGAAGCAAGCCGCCAACAGAACCGTGCTAGGAGCCCTGCAgaacaaccagaggaacaaATCCCAAGTCGGCGGAAAGCAG GATTCCACACAATCCCTGTCTTGTAAAAATGAAGACTTTGGGAAAAGCTGCTTTGATAAACCGCTGGCCAAGCAACCCGCTTTCCAGATCCATATTGATGAGCCTGATGGAGCCTGCATCAAGAAGCCACAGCAGGCAGTTGAGAGTATCAAAGCCAAGCCCACAGTTGAAGAATCCCCACTGGCGATCAATGCTGTGGCACGGCTCCGGCAGCCCCTTGCCACTATTGAAATTCCATCAGCGATGGATGTCAGCTTTG ATTCCCCAATGGACATGTCTGTGGTTGAGGGGGAGGAAAAACCAGTGAATGTAAATGAGGCCCCAGAATATGCAGCTGAAATTCACAGCTACCTGAGGGAGATGGAG GTGAAAACCAGACCTAAAGCTGGCTACATGAAGAAGCAGCCTGACATCACAAATAGCATGCGAGCCATTCTGGTCGATTGGCTGGTCGAAGTTGGCGAAGAGTACAAGCTCCAGAATGAGACACTTTATCTAGCTGTTAACTACATTGATCGCTTCCTTTCCTCAATGTCTGTCCTAAGAGGCAAACTTCAGCTGGTTGGCACTGCAGCTATGCTGCTAGCTTC GAAATTTGAAGAGATCTACCCACCAGAGGTGGCAGAGTTTGTTTACATCACAGACGACACCTACACAAAGAAGCAAGTGTTAAGAATGGAGCATCTGGTGCTTAAAGTGCTCTCATTTGACCTGGCATCACCAACAATAAACCAGTTTCTCACTCAGTACTTCCTTCAGCACACTGTTACCAAACAAGTGGAGAGCTTGGCAATG TACCTTGGTGAGCTCAGCCTGGTTGATTCAGACCCCTTCTTGAAATACTTGCCATCACAGACAGCAGCTGCGGCCTATATCCTGGCCAACACCACAGTGACTGGTGCCTCATGG CCCAAGTCCTTGAACGAGATGACTGGCTACTCTCTGGAAGATCTGATGCCATGCATTGAGGATCTTCACCGCACATACCTCAATGCCCCTCAGCATGCACAGCAGTCTGTCCGGGAGAAATACAAGGGCTCAAA GTACCATGAAGTCTCAAGCATCAATGCACCAACTAAACTGCAGCTGAACTGA